GGCGGCGATCATCTGCCAGGTCTCGCGCTGGTAGCGGAGCACGCCCAGCGCTTCCTCGATCTTGTCCGGGTCTCGGCCGACGTTGCCCTCGACGAGCCGGAGGTAGCACCAGCCGTAGAGGCTTTCGAGCCGCTTGCAGTTGTCGGGATCCTTGTCGGGCCTGAGACCGTTCTGCAGCTCGATGACGATGTCCTGCGCCCGCGTGAGGCGCTCGTGCATCTGGTCGTACC
This genomic window from Planctomycetota bacterium contains:
- a CDS encoding flagellar export chaperone FliS produces the protein YDQMHERLTRAQDIVIELQNGLRPDKDPDNCKRLESLYGWCYLRLVEGNVGRDPDKIEEALGVLRYQRETWQMIAAARANEAATLAAADEQRGGLRLAG